The sequence ACATCAAACAAAGTGGCAAGAACTGCTTATCTGGCAGGATGCTGGTGGGAAATCATGAAGAACTGGGGACTATCAGGCACCACTTCTCTGGAGAACTTCTAATTATTTGTGACGAGGGAGAAATCTTGAGAGAAACTTGTATCCAGGGATCCGAAGAGAGCTAAAAGATCACTTGTGGGATGGGATCTGTGTCACTAGACAACACAGGACCTGGTGCTGCGGGAGCTACACACGACTCGATTACACATTATCCACAACTGAAATGCTTTCCTAATCCTAACCCTACCTTCTTAGCGGCTGACACGCAGCTGCGGAAGGGCCCCCAGAAGCCGTGCAACCCCTCGTGCGCCCACCCACCCGGCCCACCTCCTGCAGGGGGGCACCGAAGCGTCGTTTTGTCCTGCCCGCCACAGGGGAACGCTGGCAGGAAAACCAGGCACCCCAGAAGGCCCGCAAGCCTCTGGACCAAACCTAGAGAAGCGCTGAAACACCCGTCAGGGGGGCTAGGGGGAACGGCGGTGTGTCTGAGCCGCGGAGATCTGCTCGACTCGTCAGAAATCAGTCAAGGGACTGAAAGAACGTGCAGGCGTTGCCACCTGTGAAACCAGGTAGGAAACTCTCAATCCGGGGCCGTCCGGTAGCGCTATCgccccccggcagcccccggcccggcccggccccccggcccggcccccggcagccccgcgccccgccggaCGCcagggggcgggcggggagggggcgggccgggcccaTCGATGGGGGCGGCCGCTCTGCGCTCGGCTCCTACGTCCTGCCTCTCGGCTCTGGATTAGCGAAACTGGCGACGTGGGACGGtcgccggcccggcccccgctcCCTGCCTCGCCCGCCGGGGTGAAGCCAGGACTCGGAGCCGGCCGCGCAGCGCAGCGCAGCGCAGCGCAGCCCGGGGAAGGGGCCGCCGCAGCGTCCCCGCCGGCGGGAGGCGGAGgcgggcggcagcagcggcgggCTTGtgccgcggccccgccggcgCGGCGCGGTGAGGGGCGGCGGCCGGGAGCCCCCCGCGAGGGgcggccgggcggcggggccatGGCGCTGCGGGCCAGGGCGCTGTACGACTTCAGGTCGGAGAACCCGGGGGAGATCTCGCTGCGGGAGCACGAGGTGCTGAGCCTCTGCAGCGAGCAGGACATCGAGGGCTGGCTGGAGGGCGTCAACAGCCGCGGCGACCGCGGCCTCTTCCCGGCCTCCTACGTGCAGGTGATCCGCGCCCCCGCCGCcgagccgccgccgccctcccgcTACGCCAACGTCCCCGCCGGCGGCTTCGAGCCgctgccgccccccgccgccttCAAGCCGGCGGCGCAGCAGCCCCCGCCGGCAGCGGCATCCGAGCCCTTCCCGCTGCCCCCCGCCGGCGGGTACCCCTACCCGCCCGCGCCCTACGGCGTCTCCTaccagcccagccagggcagcGATGATGACTGGGACGACGACTGGGACGACAGCTCCACCGTGGCCGACGAGCCGGGCGCCCTGGGCAGCTCCTACCCCGACTACgaggcggcgggcggcggggcttCGGGCCGCTACCGTCTGTCCACCCGCTCCGAGCTCTCCCTGGGCTCCCGCCGCGGCGGGCACCCCAGCGGCCACCCGCACCCGCTCGGCGGCGGCGCCAAGAGCTCGGCCACGGTGAGCCGCAACCTCAATCGCTTCTCCACCTTCGTCAAGTCCGGCGGGGAGGCCTTCGTGCTGGGCGAGGCGTCGGGCTTCGTGAAGGACGGGGACAAGCTGTGCGTGGTGCTGGGCCCCCGGGGCCCTGAGTGGCAGGAGAACCCCTACCCCTTCCAGTGCTCCATCGAGGACCCCACCAAGCAAACCAAGTTCAAGGGCATGAAGAGCTACATTGCCTACAAGCTGGTGCCCAGCCACACTGGGCAGCAGGTGCACCGCCGCTACAAGCACTTCGACTGGCTCTACGGGCGCCTGGCGGAGAAGTTCCCAGTCATCTCCGTGCCCCACTTGCCGGAGAAGCAGGCCACTGGCCGCTTCGAGGAGGACTTCATCTCCAAACGTCGCAAAGGCCTGGCCTGGTGGATGGACCACATGTGCAGCCACCCTGTGCTGGCTCAGTGCGATGCCTTCCAGCACTTCCTCACCTGTCCCAGCACGGATGAGAAGGCCTGGAAACAAGGCAAGCGCAAGGCTGAGAAGGATGAGATGGTGGGTGCCAACTTCTTCCTGACCATCAGTGTCCCCACGGGCCCCGGGGCCAGCCTGGACTTGCAGGAGGTAGAAAGCCAGGTGGATGGCTTCAAAGCCTTCACGAAGAAGATGGACGAGAGTGCTCTGCAGCTTAACCACACGGCCAATGAGTTTGCCCGTAAACAAGTCACTGGTTTCAAGAAAGAATACCAGAAGGTGGGGCACTCCTTTAAGTGCCTCAGTCAGGCGTTTGAGCTGGACCAGCAGGCCTTTTCGGCTGGCCTGAACCAAGCCATAGCCTTCACTGCAGATGCCTACGACGCCATTGGGGACCTCTTTGCAGATCAGCCCCGGCAGGACCTAGATCCTGTGATGGATTTGTTAGCGCTGTATCAGGGGCATTTGGCCAACTTTCCAGACATCATCCACGTCCAGAAAGGTAACACCTTTACATGTTTTGTGAAATGATGAGGTTTTATGCATCAGTGGTATTGCACGCAGACGTAGGGACCAGGGGCAAAATCAGCCCTGTGTCTGGTTTGCTGGCCTTGGGTTAAAAATTGGTGTGTAAGGTAAACTGTtgctaaaaatacaaaaaatgcaaCAGTGACAATTTTTGGTCTGTGCCAAAGGTCTAGACATAGTTGGGAATTTTAATGGTCAGGGGTTGTGGTGTTTGGCTATGTCGCTCTCAAAGAAACCATGTCTGCCTATATTGCTGATACATTAACGATTAATGCGCTTGTTTACAAACTGTGGAGATAAAGTGGTATGAAAACGTCTGTTACTTTTTGATGCACATTAGTTGTCTTGAATCTCTCATCTAATAGATAATAAATATGAGGTAATCTGAAGATGCAGGTACTTCTCCAATTGACCACCTTGTCTGAGGTGTGCTTGGTGATGTGTGCATCTTGCTGTGTCAGTCAAATGAGATATTTAAAGCTGCTGGGATTTCTCAGTTCGACCATGCATTGAACTCTCTTGATGCCTTTGTAAAGATAATGGGTCTGCCACGGTGTTTGTAGTGGGAGTTTTTTATCCTTTGTTCTTATTAGCATAAGATGTCGCTTGCCTGCTTTCCTTTCAGCATCTTTCTAGCTGAAACAAGCTTGGAGGTTCAGATTGCTGTTTGTATGGCACTTTGTGATCcatcagaaagaagaaactccaaaaatgaaagaacaatCTGCTATATAACTAGTGTCAGTTGTTCAGATAAATAGAAGTTTGTAGCACTATATGTGTAGGTTCATTTCCGTGCTGTGAAGTTAATGATATTCATGTATTCTTCACCATTGTGAGAAGACTAGCCCATCGTTCGTTCTTTTTGCTGTTATATTTCTTACCTGTAGTTTTCAACTCTTAAGATCAGGGAGTTGTGTGAATTTGAGCTGTAAAAGAGGCTAAGAAAACGTTGCATATGTCCTGCAGAAATGGATGTGTAACAGTTAACTGAGAATATGCATGAGCTTCATTGAAATGATTTTGGAGGTCAGTAAGTGTTGTTCGGCATCTCAAGAGGCAGAGTTTGAGTTGTCAGTCAAGGTGAATCAGTCTTTTTTGCCTTTACATGACATTTCCAGGGTTTTTTGTCTGGAACAGCACCTTGAGTTTTATGATGAAAGAGTTTGAAGAGTTTTTTCAATAGATCAAAAAGGATGCCTTCCAGGAGGTGTGCATTATTGCTAGCAAAATCTGAGGAAACAGAGTTGGTACAAAgcacagtttgtttttatttaagaaagtAAGCTTTTCATAAAAATTGCATGCATCTAAGTCAGATTTCTGTTCTCCTATTGAATCTGGAAATTTGTGGGTGGAAACTTAAAAGAtcttaatattattttgaagagaaaagggaagtgTGTAACCTAACCTTTGAGGGGTTGTTCTTCTAGCTGCTGTGGCATTGTATTCTGATAACAACATGCAAGTATTCTAAATTTGGAGAGAAGGATGCCCTTGATGATGTCTCATATTTGAGAGGAGAGTGTTTTAAAGTGAGTTGTCAACTAATAATAGGATTAGTTATAtgcttctagaaaaaaaaataaatgaaagctcTTTTTCACTGGGTGAAAAAGACCAACAGATTATATGTACTATTTAAGGCTATATAGAGTTCTTCACTGCAGTAATTTTGGAGATGACACTTTAAAGAGAGGATTGGGAATAACAAGATATGTGCTTCACTCAGCCCTGTTACTTTTGTGCTTCTCTTTGACTTTGCACGTCTTTTACCTTCCTGAACTAGGGAAAGTTCATCTACATGAGCTTTCACTAGAGTAGAGCATGAGCATGACACAAATAATGCTGATTTTGTGCCAGAGCACTGccctggagctggctggagaAATGTACAGTCAGTCTGACTGCAGGTGTTaatgctccagcacctctgagCGTGTATGTCCTCCGGCGCTATTATCCCTGGTACGTACTGGCCGTTGGAAAATGGCATAGGCTTGAGAGGTCTCGTGAGTGTCTGCATTCATGGTTGGAACAGGCTTGGAACTGGATTAtatgtttgttggttttattcctCATATGAAACAGGcaaactggaagaaaactgaGAGGAAGATGTTATTTTAATGCTATATATTGCTGTTTTATTACTCTAAAGAGTTACTTGTAACAAGGTCTAACTCTTAAATCCCAAACTCAAATTTAACTTAAATATGAATGTTTTGGTGTTCttagctttcttttaaatacgCTATCTGGGATAGTTGCCAGTTTTGTGACTGATTATTGTCTCTATAGACTAAACAAATATCTGTTGGTGATAACAGATCATCTGAAAAATAGAGTTGGCATGTCTTTCttccagtgttttgttttctaatgtaCAACTTCTTTGTGCAGTAAAATGACCCCAGAGCATCCTTTGAAGTGGTAAGAAACAGCAGCATTGCTCTCATGGCCATTCCTTTCAAAAGATTAACTCTGAAGTTTGGAgtacttctttgttttctacatAGTGCAAATGGAAGTGTGCATGCAAAATGGAAGTGTGTTTTGTGGTGTGGACTTAGAAGTCTGCATCTCTGGGttttttcaggtatttctgCAACTTAAGCAGAAAAAAGGACAATAAGTTAGAGACCAACATTTTGCTCCATATGGcctttgtcttttctcctgGAATTATGAATCAAAGCCATGTAAGCCCTGCTGTGGCTTCGTCTGCatatcaaaaggaaaatgtgttaACTGTTGTGCATTTAATTGCTTAGGGATCCAGATCtttctgcctgctgtgctgaggacaTCATACTTTATCTGAAGTGTGCTGACAGGGATTGACGTTTTGATCACTTCTGTAAAACATGTGAACCAGTCAACTAGGACAATATTTTCAGTCTGTTAATTATCTTATTACTATTGTAGGTATTTTATGAAATGGCAGTTGCTTCAGTAGGAGATTTTTAAAGATTCCTTTCACTCTGCCTCCTTCATcttgagcagccagtttttaagGAATTTTCTATGAGGGGAGGAAGAATTTAAAGTTGCTGCTCCAGAAGAGACAGCAGAAGGATTTAAACTTTCCTGTCCCCTGTGCCAATTGAGAATCAACTTGTCAGTACTTTTGGAGAGACCTTACCCAGTTTTGTGTGTGCTCCAGTTCAGCTTTGAAGATTCACTGGATTGAGCTCTACAGTGAGGAACatgcagagctggaaatgcCACATTTAGATCTGGAAGTGCTTGATTTCAGAGTCCCACTGAGGCTGGTACAGGACATATCAGTGCCAAGGCATACATCCCTTACAAATGTCTCATCATTTTATAGGTTTTATTTAGAAAACTAAGTGATTATGGGAAAACTGGCACCTGTAGGGGTAGGTGGTAGCAGAGCAGTATCTTGAGCATCTAAGaacccaaatatttttatgaatctAGCCCTCAACTCCTCATAGGTAAATTCTTATAAAGGGCTTGCGTGAAAGTTTTCCTATACATACATGTGTTTTTTGGAGTGGAAGATCTAAATATGTTAGATGTGCTTGAACTCGGTTTTCTTTTGCCTCTGGCAAAACATTTGTAGAAGAGTTGAGTAGGCTCAAAACCTAAGCTGCACTTTTGTCATTTCCTTTTGCAGCACTGATGTATCTTTTAAGAAATACTAGATTCAGTTGCCttaattttgagaagaaaagcGGCTTCCTGTCTTCATTTGTGTTGGGTAATgcctgcttttctgtatttttaaggtCTACTTGTGGAACTTCCCTAGGCATTCTTGGCAAAATAATTCCTAAATATTAATTGCTAGAGCTTTGTTCAACTAATGAGATCTTCTGACTTGAATAATCTTCAACATAAATGCTCACTGCAGGCCCATGCAAGTTGAGGTTCAGAAAATTTACATACGTGTAAGAATTTCTATAATGATATTGTATATAGATATGTGTGCTAGTACTGTAGCTCATGCGTGTCTGACTACCTTCTCATATTTGCTTAGTGAGAGTAGTAGAGTTAACAGGTTTTCAGGTTTCCTCCTTTCAAGTTTTGTTTGAGGAATTAACTGTAACTGGCCTTTTGTGGTTCCTTAAAGTGGAATAAATGCTAACTTGCGGTTTCATCTCTACTTTGTagatttctcctttctcttgaCATTATTATGTCAATGCTAGGCACACTTTTGGTTATGATTTCTGCAGAACAGTTTTGACAAAGTAGTTTATCTTGTAAGATGTAGACAACAATTCTGTTTCCGCTGCATGccaagatttaagaaaaaaaaaatctcaaatacCTTTTTGCTTCTTGATCACTCTtgtaaacaggaaaataaggcaaatggtCTTATTTACCTGAAGCAAACTTAGTTCTAGACATTGGCT is a genomic window of Apus apus isolate bApuApu2 chromosome Z, bApuApu2.pri.cur, whole genome shotgun sequence containing:
- the SNX18 gene encoding sorting nexin-18; the encoded protein is MALRARALYDFRSENPGEISLREHEVLSLCSEQDIEGWLEGVNSRGDRGLFPASYVQVIRAPAAEPPPPSRYANVPAGGFEPLPPPAAFKPAAQQPPPAAASEPFPLPPAGGYPYPPAPYGVSYQPSQGSDDDWDDDWDDSSTVADEPGALGSSYPDYEAAGGGASGRYRLSTRSELSLGSRRGGHPSGHPHPLGGGAKSSATVSRNLNRFSTFVKSGGEAFVLGEASGFVKDGDKLCVVLGPRGPEWQENPYPFQCSIEDPTKQTKFKGMKSYIAYKLVPSHTGQQVHRRYKHFDWLYGRLAEKFPVISVPHLPEKQATGRFEEDFISKRRKGLAWWMDHMCSHPVLAQCDAFQHFLTCPSTDEKAWKQGKRKAEKDEMVGANFFLTISVPTGPGASLDLQEVESQVDGFKAFTKKMDESALQLNHTANEFARKQVTGFKKEYQKVGHSFKCLSQAFELDQQAFSAGLNQAIAFTADAYDAIGDLFADQPRQDLDPVMDLLALYQGHLANFPDIIHVQKGALTKVKESKRHVEEGKMELQKAEGIQERCNIISFATLAEINHFHKIRVRDFKSQMQHFLQQQILFFQKVTQKLEEALHKYDSV